AGTTCAAGTTTCAGCACCTACAGCCGAAGCGCCAGCTGAAAAGCCTGCTGAGAAATCCGTACAGGAAGCACCGAAAGCGAAGGCACAGCCTGCGACGGGGGGCAAGGCAGCGGGTCGATTTTCTCCTGCCGTTTTGAAGATGTCCCAGGAAAATGGCATTGATTTGGCACAAGTAAGCGGCACAGGACGCGAAGGACGTATTACACGAAAAGACATTCAAGCATTTATTGAAAGTGGCGGCGCACAATCGCAAACAGCACCACAACAAGCTACTGTTCAAGAAGAGTCGCAACCACAAGTGGCATCGTCGAATCAACAGTCGGCTCCTGAACAAGCTGTGTCGTCGAATGGGAAACTCGAAAACGGAGATATCGAAGTTCCGGTAACGAGTGTACGTCGTGCAATCGCGAATAACATGGTGCGTTCTGTAACGGAGGCACCGCATGCTTGGATGATGATAGAAGTAGACGTAACGGAACTTGTGTTGTTGCGTGATAGCGTCAAAAAAGAATTCAAGGAAAAAGAAGGATTCAATTTGACGTACTTCGCTTTCTTTATCAAGGCGATTTCACAGGCATTGAAGGAATACCCGGAAATGAATTCGATGTGGGCAGGCGATACGATCGTCATGAAAAAAGACATCAATATCTCGATTGCCGTGGCAACGGACGATGCGTTATATGTTCCTGTCATCAAAGAAACAGATGAAAAGACGATTAAAGGCATTGGTCGCGAAATTCATGAGTTGGCCGGAAAAGTGCGTAACGGCAAGCTAAAATCAACAGAGATGCAAGGCGGAACGTTCACAGTCAACAATACGGGCTCCTTTGGTTCCGTCCAGTCCATGGGGATCATCAATTATCCGCAGGCAGCTATTTTGCAAGTGGAGTCGATCGTCAAACGTCCAGTTATTATGGACAATGGCATGATGGCTGCGCGTGATATGGTCAACCTCTGTCTATCGCTTGATCACCGTGTGCTCGATGGACTCGTTTGCGGACGATTCCTTGCGCGTGTGAAAGAGTTGTTAGAAGGCATGGCTAAAGATAAAACTTCTTTATATTAAGATTTGGCAACCTCCCGACTTGGTTCGGGAGGTTGTTTTTTGTTTTGAAGTGAGATAAGTGAGTGTAGAGGCTTGTGGATGGTTGTGGTCGTCAGTACTTATTAAAGTTAATGAAGGCGTAATGAGCGGTTAGACAAGTTTTATGAGCACTTAGAGGTGCATATAGAGCGGTTAGCGGTCAAGTATGAGCGTTTGCGGGAAGTTAAGAGCGGTTTCAGTAAAAGTATGAGCGTTTACACGAATGAATGAGCGCGAACGAATTGGCATTCACTACTTTTTACACTATTTTACCTACAAAAGTTCGATGTTGTCTTGTGCTACCTCATACATGAAATGAATTCAATAGTTTAAGCATAAAAAGTCATGAATTCGTATGATTATAACTACACTAGACGGAAACTTCTGATTTTCCCCTTTCTTCATAACGTACTCTGCGGTACACTAGTAGTATTAATGGTTTAAAAAAGGGGAAGGAGCACCATTATGCCTATACATAACATGAAAACATTTACATTCACAGCCCCCAACTTCACTGAATGGAAAGAAGCGGCTGTCGTATCACTTAAAGGAAAATCATTTGATTCGTTGTATACAAAAACGATTGAGGGTATTGAACTCAATCCGCTTTATACTAAAGAAGACTTGGACCAATTGGAGGTTTCACGCGTAACGAAACCTGCGTTCGGCTGGACGATCGCACAACCTGTTAGTGCAACAAATGGGGAACAGTTTGTCGAGCAGATGAAAGAATCGTTAGCGCGGGGCAATGAAGCAATCGCTTACAATGGGCTGAAGCCTTTAGTTTGGGCGGAACAAGACATCAAGCAAGTAGCTGAACTGATGACACGCTATCCAATTTTATTCACTGAAGTGCAAAGCGATGATCCGATATTGAAAGCCTTTACTTATATAGAAGAGGCAAAGCGTAAAGACGTGACAGGAATTTGCATCAGTGCGGCTTCGGTCATACCTGAAGGGTTCCCAGGAGTCCGCACAAAAGGTGCCGATTTATGGACAGCGCATCATGAAGGGGCGGACGCGGTAACTGAACTCGCGCTAGCACTTTCACTTGCAGCTGAACTTGCGGAAGAAACCGCTTCATTTGAAGAATTTACAAACAACTTCTATGCACGATTTGCTGCTGACACACATTTCTTTATGGAAATTGCAAAGTTCCGTGCGTTCCGCGTGTTGTGGAAGCTATTCAATGAAGCATATGGCGTAGAGAACGCAAAGCAAGTGCCTTTGCTAGGGATTACCTCATTGCGTTCATATTCGAAACTCGATCCGTATGTAAACTTATTACGTGGCGGCAACTCGGCATTCTCTGCCATTTTAGGTGGAGCGGATTGGCTGACGGTATTACCACATGATGTATTGACGGGAACGTCACCAAGTTCGAATCGTTATGCTCGAAATATTCAATTGATTCTGAAGGAAGAAACGCATATCGATCAAGTACTTGATCCTGCAGGTGGTTCATACTTCATCGAATCGTTGACTACTGAATTAATTCGTAAATCTTGGGCGAAATTTCTTGAGATTGAAGAGAATGGCGGTTATCAAGCCTTCTTGCAGTCTGGTGAATTAAGCAAGCTGTATGCGCAGCGTCAGAAAGAAATGGCGACGGGCAAGAAAACGTTGATCGGCACGAATGTGTATGCGGAATTGACGGACGTAAATTATGCAAATGAATCAACCGTGACGGTGTCGAAACGATTGTCTGAGCCGTTTGAACATATTCGTTCTAAGCCGAAAGAGGAGCTACCGAAAACTGTATTACTCAACTTTGGTGCGTTGAAAGACTATAAACCACGTGCAGATTTTGTTAGTGGATTCTTGGCAGTTGGTGGAATTGAAGCAACGTGGAGTCCTTCTTTTGAGTCAAACGATCAAGCGCTCAGTTGGATCGACGAGCAACAGCCGGAGTATGCAGTAATTTGTGCATCTGCAGCTGATACTGAAGAAGCCGTAACTCATTTCCTTGCTTCGTATAAAGGAAATTGTCCAATCGATACAGCAGGTAAGTATCCGTCCGAAACGGCCGATCAGTGGCTTGCAAATGGACTGAATGGTTTCATTTATGCAGGTCAAGATAAAATCGAAAAACTGAATGCTATTATTACGCAAACTAAAGGAGGTCGTTCCGTTGAGTAAACCTGATTTCCGTAAAGTGAATGTAGAGCAATCACTCAATGAACTCTCACAGCAAGCATTGTCAAAAGAGAACTTTTTAACGAATGAAGGAATCAATGTAGCGCCTGTCTATACAGCAAAAGACATTGAAAACACAGAGCATTTGAAAGACTTCCCAGGCATCGCACCGAACACGCGTGGACCGTATCCGACGATGTACGTAGCACGTCCTTGGACGGTTCGTCAGTATGCTGGATTTTCTACAGCGGAAGAAAGTAACGCATTTTACCGTCGGAACTTGGCAATGGGACAAAAAGGACTTTCTGTTGCGTTTGACCTTGCGACTCACCGTGGGTATGACTCCGATCATCCTCGTGTAACGGGTGACGTAGGGAAAGCGGGAGTTGCAATCGATTCCATTGAAGATATGAAAATTTTATTCGCAGGTATTCCACTCGATCAAATGTCGGTATCGATGACAATGAACGGTGCAGTATTGCCAATCATGGCATTTTATATCGTAGCGGCTGAAGAATCTGGCGTAAGCCCTGAAAAACTATCTGGTACGATTCAAAATGATATTTTGAAAGAGTATATGGTACGTAACACGTACATCTTCCCACCGGCTATGTCGATGCGGATCATTGCGGATATCTTCTCGTATACATCCGAAAATATGCCGAAATTCAACTCGATTTCGATCTCGGGCTACCATATGCAAGAAGCAGGAGCGACAGCGGATATCGAGCTTGCGTATACACTTGCTGATGGCTTGGAGTATGTTCGT
This window of the Sporosarcina ureae genome carries:
- a CDS encoding methylmalonyl-CoA mutase family protein; this encodes MPIHNMKTFTFTAPNFTEWKEAAVVSLKGKSFDSLYTKTIEGIELNPLYTKEDLDQLEVSRVTKPAFGWTIAQPVSATNGEQFVEQMKESLARGNEAIAYNGLKPLVWAEQDIKQVAELMTRYPILFTEVQSDDPILKAFTYIEEAKRKDVTGICISAASVIPEGFPGVRTKGADLWTAHHEGADAVTELALALSLAAELAEETASFEEFTNNFYARFAADTHFFMEIAKFRAFRVLWKLFNEAYGVENAKQVPLLGITSLRSYSKLDPYVNLLRGGNSAFSAILGGADWLTVLPHDVLTGTSPSSNRYARNIQLILKEETHIDQVLDPAGGSYFIESLTTELIRKSWAKFLEIEENGGYQAFLQSGELSKLYAQRQKEMATGKKTLIGTNVYAELTDVNYANESTVTVSKRLSEPFEHIRSKPKEELPKTVLLNFGALKDYKPRADFVSGFLAVGGIEATWSPSFESNDQALSWIDEQQPEYAVICASAADTEEAVTHFLASYKGNCPIDTAGKYPSETADQWLANGLNGFIYAGQDKIEKLNAIITQTKGGRSVE
- a CDS encoding dihydrolipoamide acetyltransferase family protein; this encodes MGIEKITMPKLGESVTEGTIEKWLVAPGDTVAKYDSLAEVTTDKVTAEVPSSFSGVIQEIIAKEGDTIEVGETVCLIEIEGDAEEPVQVSAPTAEAPAEKPAEKSVQEAPKAKAQPATGGKAAGRFSPAVLKMSQENGIDLAQVSGTGREGRITRKDIQAFIESGGAQSQTAPQQATVQEESQPQVASSNQQSAPEQAVSSNGKLENGDIEVPVTSVRRAIANNMVRSVTEAPHAWMMIEVDVTELVLLRDSVKKEFKEKEGFNLTYFAFFIKAISQALKEYPEMNSMWAGDTIVMKKDINISIAVATDDALYVPVIKETDEKTIKGIGREIHELAGKVRNGKLKSTEMQGGTFTVNNTGSFGSVQSMGIINYPQAAILQVESIVKRPVIMDNGMMAARDMVNLCLSLDHRVLDGLVCGRFLARVKELLEGMAKDKTSLY